The Desulfoscipio gibsoniae DSM 7213 genome contains a region encoding:
- a CDS encoding RNA polymerase sigma factor — MADKLAELFDRLYCDNQAKVYKLALGLTGNANDAEDITQEAFFRAFRFYHTFREESSFFTWIYRITLNVANDYLKQRAKLRIYELTEDLGYSIEEIIDPNPANDPETELLAREVKYRCLHGFTECLPNNQRKVFCLAVTIGLPHKLVAEILDCSVSSVKTTLHRAKKRIAGYLEKRCQLIKKSNPCNCNQWVRYGLQQGWITKQALVNPRPEIIIKAREEMVELRSLRYTYQKLYRETADESLAQRIREGIKNKEWAIFS; from the coding sequence ATGGCTGATAAACTTGCTGAACTTTTTGACCGGTTGTATTGCGACAACCAGGCAAAAGTGTACAAGCTAGCCTTGGGACTGACAGGCAATGCGAATGACGCCGAAGACATAACCCAAGAAGCCTTTTTCCGGGCTTTTCGTTTCTATCATACCTTTCGCGAGGAAAGCTCCTTTTTCACCTGGATCTATCGAATTACACTCAACGTTGCCAATGACTACCTGAAGCAAAGAGCTAAACTGCGCATCTATGAGCTTACCGAGGATTTAGGTTATTCCATCGAGGAAATTATCGACCCCAACCCCGCCAACGACCCTGAAACCGAATTACTTGCACGTGAAGTAAAATACAGGTGCCTGCATGGCTTTACGGAATGTTTGCCCAACAACCAGCGAAAGGTTTTTTGCCTGGCGGTAACCATCGGCTTGCCGCACAAACTGGTCGCTGAAATTTTGGACTGCTCTGTCAGTTCAGTCAAGACAACACTGCACCGGGCTAAAAAAAGAATTGCCGGCTATTTGGAAAAAAGATGTCAACTGATTAAAAAATCAAATCCTTGCAACTGTAATCAGTGGGTTCGTTACGGCCTGCAGCAGGGCTGGATAACGAAACAGGCTTTAGTCAATCCCCGCCCCGAGATTATTATAAAAGCCAGGGAAGAAATGGTCGAATTGCGCTCATTGCGCTATACCTACCAAAAACTGTACCGGGAAACAGCCGACGAATCTTTGGCGCAAAGAATCAGAGAAGGTATAAAAAACAAAGAATGGGCAATTTTTTCTTGA
- a CDS encoding PEP-utilizing enzyme, with amino-acid sequence MSGIGIATGKVTGTARLIHHPDEGSRLNPGEVLVAPSTDPSWTPLFIKVAALIMETGGSLSHGAIVAREFGIPAVINVSGVMKVIKDSQTVPVDGEEGWYIFKNCVNSGKCQLTSLSYKCGFFDDNIISDTS; translated from the coding sequence TTGTCCGGTATTGGTATCGCCACCGGAAAAGTAACCGGTACAGCCCGATTAATCCACCACCCCGATGAAGGAAGCAGGCTAAATCCTGGTGAAGTACTTGTGGCCCCATCCACTGACCCGAGCTGGACACCATTGTTCATAAAGGTTGCTGCGCTGATAATGGAAACCGGGGGATCTCTCTCGCACGGTGCTATTGTGGCTCGTGAATTCGGTATCCCAGCGGTAATAAACGTTTCGGGGGTAATGAAGGTTATAAAGGACAGTCAAACGGTTCCCGTGGACGGGGAAGAAGGGTGGTATATCTTTAAAAACTGTGTGAATAGTGGAAAATGCCAGTTGACAAGTTTAAGTTACAAATGTGGTTTTTTTGATGACAATATTATATCCGACACTTCTTGA
- a CDS encoding class I SAM-dependent methyltransferase — MPNNGSFQLPQEFLIVGAAVQTGLFEELKNNPCTLEKLAVRTKIDRRAMWTVIEALIALKYLEYDGEKIKLTEDSDNIFFNPGHEQYTGFSFMHTYNIMKAWTQLPEVMHSGQPVPKKDVSSHSKHFIKAMSHHALKSAQQIVDYCLKELPANPRVLDVGGGPLTYANAFAGKGARVTVLDLPEVIDMMQPELDTSLPIKMVKGDFTKGLPSGPYDLVYLGNVCHIYGEQENRKLFQNAADELEQGGQIVINDMIRGTGVMPALFGVNMLVNTTFGGTWTYEQYKTWLAAAGCSAAPWEEVGGRQLIKATKVR, encoded by the coding sequence ATGCCAAACAACGGCTCATTCCAGCTGCCACAGGAATTTTTGATTGTCGGCGCGGCTGTACAAACGGGATTATTTGAAGAATTAAAGAATAATCCCTGTACCTTGGAAAAATTGGCTGTTAGGACGAAAATTGACCGCAGGGCTATGTGGACGGTTATTGAAGCTTTGATTGCTTTAAAGTACCTGGAATACGATGGTGAAAAAATTAAGCTCACCGAAGATTCGGACAATATCTTTTTTAATCCCGGCCACGAGCAGTATACAGGTTTTTCATTCATGCATACTTACAATATAATGAAGGCGTGGACGCAGTTGCCGGAAGTTATGCATAGTGGGCAACCGGTTCCGAAAAAGGATGTATCCAGTCACTCAAAGCATTTTATCAAGGCCATGAGTCACCATGCCCTAAAGTCGGCACAGCAAATTGTTGATTATTGCTTAAAAGAACTGCCCGCAAATCCCAGGGTTCTTGATGTCGGCGGTGGTCCGTTAACCTACGCCAATGCTTTTGCCGGCAAAGGGGCCAGGGTGACTGTACTGGACTTGCCTGAAGTTATAGATATGATGCAACCGGAACTGGATACTTCGTTACCTATCAAAATGGTCAAAGGTGATTTTACCAAAGGGTTGCCTTCGGGACCTTATGACCTGGTATACCTTGGTAATGTGTGCCATATATACGGTGAGCAGGAGAATAGAAAATTATTTCAAAATGCGGCAGATGAACTGGAACAGGGAGGACAAATTGTAATCAATGATATGATCCGGGGTACAGGCGTTATGCCTGCATTATTCGGGGTAAATATGCTGGTTAATACAACTTTCGGGGGAACATGGACTTATGAGCAATATAAAACATGGCTGGCCGCTGCCGGTTGTTCTGCAGCACCTTGGGAAGAGGTGGGCGGCAGGCAATTGATTAAGGCTACTAAGGTTCGTTAA
- a CDS encoding DNA methyltransferase, giving the protein MTVVSNCEIHSPKLTSWRKATSSLGYHFYAGFSPVFVKDVLDRITIQKGATVLDPWNGSGTTTLVAAERGYKAIGFDINLVMFIVAKAKALDRGVANSIPSLARNIYKLRLT; this is encoded by the coding sequence GTGACGGTAGTATCTAATTGCGAAATCCATAGTCCAAAATTAACATCCTGGAGAAAGGCAACTAGCTCCCTCGGGTATCATTTTTATGCCGGCTTCTCCCCAGTGTTTGTGAAAGATGTATTGGATAGGATCACAATACAAAAAGGTGCCACTGTCCTTGACCCCTGGAATGGGAGTGGAACTACAACACTGGTTGCGGCAGAGCGGGGTTATAAAGCTATAGGTTTTGATATCAATCTGGTTATGTTTATTGTAGCGAAGGCCAAAGCTCTGGACCGGGGAGTGGCAAATAGTATTCCAAGTTTAGCCAGGAATATTTATAAATTGCGCCTGACGTAA
- a CDS encoding DUF3795 domain-containing protein produces MKVSDDITLVAPCGTYCGDCGAYRVKDDPSLQEVVAERLQRVQINWNGVPCPGCRPSKGKCPLVDGVCATYACVTEHDVDFCFECPEFPCAKLNPAADRAEILNHNIKVFYLCCIKHQGLAKFLKMIPEIRQRYYNGKMAIGKGPQLE; encoded by the coding sequence ATGAAAGTATCAGATGATATTACTTTGGTTGCGCCATGCGGGACGTACTGCGGCGATTGTGGGGCTTACAGAGTCAAGGATGATCCCTCCCTTCAGGAAGTAGTTGCTGAAAGGTTGCAAAGGGTGCAGATAAACTGGAACGGTGTCCCCTGTCCGGGTTGCAGGCCAAGCAAGGGAAAATGCCCGCTCGTTGACGGGGTATGTGCAACTTACGCCTGTGTGACCGAACACGATGTTGACTTTTGCTTCGAGTGCCCGGAATTCCCTTGCGCTAAATTAAACCCGGCGGCAGACAGGGCCGAGATCTTAAACCATAACATCAAAGTGTTCTATTTGTGCTGCATTAAACACCAGGGTCTTGCCAAGTTTCTAAAAATGATTCCTGAAATTAGACAAAGATATTACAACGGTAAGATGGCAATCGGTAAAGGGCCTCAACTGGAATAA